In Nothobranchius furzeri strain GRZ-AD chromosome 19, NfurGRZ-RIMD1, whole genome shotgun sequence, the following are encoded in one genomic region:
- the LOC107394429 gene encoding H-2 class I histocompatibility antigen, Q10 alpha chain isoform X1: MLLLVKALNRMFHFAVFVLLGTGMTVLSERHSLTYIYTAFSKPVDLPGFHEFTAMGMLDNRMIDYYDSKEQKKVPKQTWMSEHLEQHYWDKGTRSRKSKQQWFKVNIDILMKRMRQNDTDTHVLQWMVGCEGESQPGGSFHFIRGTNMYSYDGDDFLAFDDKNEVWIAAVGPAVETGRKWNSIPVLTEYTKGYLENECMAWMIKYWSYGREQLQQASPPEVHLFSQRSHVDTKVFLTCLSTGFYPEDVTLQIKRNGRILTAEDGLETSGIRPNEDDTFQRRDRVEILETDVSTYTCEVIQPASNVHVERTWDHTLPEETVSELITFHFVFVITKRISNFWSKFLSWFRP; this comes from the exons ATGTTACTTTTAGTCAAAGCATTGAACCGAATGTTTCACTTTGCTGTTTTTGTCCTTCTGGGGACAGGAATGACGGTTTTAAGCG AACGCCACTCCCTGACCTACATCTACACGGCCTTCTCCAAACCTGTGGACCTCCCGGGTTTCCATGAGTTCACGGCCATGGGAATGCTGGACAACAGGATGATTGACTACTATGACAGCAAAGAGCAAAAGAAAGTTCCCAAACAGACGTGGATGTCAGAGCATCTTGAACAACACTATTGGGATAAAGGTACACGGTCCAGGAAGAGCAAGCAGCAGTGGTTCAAGGTCAACATCGACATCTTGATGAAACGGATGAGACAGAATGACACGG ATACCCACGTTCTTCAGTGGATGGTCGGATGTGAGGGTGAGAGTCAGCCTGGTGGCAGTTTTCATTTCATTCGTGGGACCAACATGTACAGCTATGATGGAGATGACTTCTTGGCCTTCGACGATAAAAATGAAGTTTGGATAGCTGCAGTTGGTCCAGCTGTAGAAACCGGAAGAAAGTGGAATAGTATTCCGGTCCTGACGGAGTACACCAAGGGTTACCTGGAGAATGAGTGTATGGCTTGGATGATAAAGTATTGGTCCTATGGCAGAGAGCAGCTCCAACAAGCCT CTCCACCAGAAGTGCACCTGTTCTCACAAAGAAGCCACGTTGACACTAAAGTCTTCTTGACGTGCCTGTCCACTGGCTTCTATCCTGAAGACGTCACCCTGCAGATCAAAAGAAACGGCCGCATCCTTACTGCAGAAGATGGACTGGAGACGTCTGGGATTCGTCCAAACGAGGACGACACCTTCCAGAGGAGAGACCGTGTTGAGATTTTAGAGACTGATGTGTCCACTTACACCTGTGAGGTCATTCAACCTGCCTCCAACGTTCATGTTGAAAGGACCTGGG atcACACTCTTCCGGAGGAGACTGTCAGTGAACTCATCACctttcattttgtttttgtg ATTACAAAAAGGATTTCCAACTTTTGGTCAAA GTTTCTGTCTTGGTTTCGCCCTTAA
- the LOC107394429 gene encoding H-2 class I histocompatibility antigen, Q10 alpha chain isoform X3, with protein MGMLDNRMIDYYDSKEQKKVPKQTWMSEHLEQHYWDKGTRSRKSKQQWFKVNIDILMKRMRQNDTDTHVLQWMVGCEGESQPGGSFHFIRGTNMYSYDGDDFLAFDDKNEVWIAAVGPAVETGRKWNSIPVLTEYTKGYLENECMAWMIKYWSYGREQLQQASPPEVHLFSQRSHVDTKVFLTCLSTGFYPEDVTLQIKRNGRILTAEDGLETSGIRPNEDDTFQRRDRVEILETDVSTYTCEVIQPASNVHVERTWDHTLPEETVSELITFHFVFVITKRISNFWSKFLSWFRP; from the exons ATGGGAATGCTGGACAACAGGATGATTGACTACTATGACAGCAAAGAGCAAAAGAAAGTTCCCAAACAGACGTGGATGTCAGAGCATCTTGAACAACACTATTGGGATAAAGGTACACGGTCCAGGAAGAGCAAGCAGCAGTGGTTCAAGGTCAACATCGACATCTTGATGAAACGGATGAGACAGAATGACACGG ATACCCACGTTCTTCAGTGGATGGTCGGATGTGAGGGTGAGAGTCAGCCTGGTGGCAGTTTTCATTTCATTCGTGGGACCAACATGTACAGCTATGATGGAGATGACTTCTTGGCCTTCGACGATAAAAATGAAGTTTGGATAGCTGCAGTTGGTCCAGCTGTAGAAACCGGAAGAAAGTGGAATAGTATTCCGGTCCTGACGGAGTACACCAAGGGTTACCTGGAGAATGAGTGTATGGCTTGGATGATAAAGTATTGGTCCTATGGCAGAGAGCAGCTCCAACAAGCCT CTCCACCAGAAGTGCACCTGTTCTCACAAAGAAGCCACGTTGACACTAAAGTCTTCTTGACGTGCCTGTCCACTGGCTTCTATCCTGAAGACGTCACCCTGCAGATCAAAAGAAACGGCCGCATCCTTACTGCAGAAGATGGACTGGAGACGTCTGGGATTCGTCCAAACGAGGACGACACCTTCCAGAGGAGAGACCGTGTTGAGATTTTAGAGACTGATGTGTCCACTTACACCTGTGAGGTCATTCAACCTGCCTCCAACGTTCATGTTGAAAGGACCTGGG atcACACTCTTCCGGAGGAGACTGTCAGTGAACTCATCACctttcattttgtttttgtg ATTACAAAAAGGATTTCCAACTTTTGGTCAAA GTTTCTGTCTTGGTTTCGCCCTTAA
- the LOC107394429 gene encoding H-2 class I histocompatibility antigen, Q10 alpha chain isoform X2, with translation MLLLVKALNRMFHFAVFVLLGTGMTVLSERHSLTYIYTAFSKPVDLPGFHEFTAMGMLDNRMIDYYDSKEQKKVPKQTWMSEHLEQHYWDKGTRSRKSKQQWFKVNIDILMKRMRQNDTDTHVLQWMVGCEGESQPGGSFHFIRGTNMYSYDGDDFLAFDDKNEVWIAAVGPAVETGRKWNSIPVLTEYTKGYLENECMAWMIKYWSYGREQLQQASPPEVHLFSQRSHVDTKVFLTCLSTGFYPEDVTLQIKRNGRILTAEDGLETSGIRPNEDDTFQRRDRVEILETDVSTYTCEVIQPASNVHVERTWDHTLPEETITKRISNFWSKFLSWFRP, from the exons ATGTTACTTTTAGTCAAAGCATTGAACCGAATGTTTCACTTTGCTGTTTTTGTCCTTCTGGGGACAGGAATGACGGTTTTAAGCG AACGCCACTCCCTGACCTACATCTACACGGCCTTCTCCAAACCTGTGGACCTCCCGGGTTTCCATGAGTTCACGGCCATGGGAATGCTGGACAACAGGATGATTGACTACTATGACAGCAAAGAGCAAAAGAAAGTTCCCAAACAGACGTGGATGTCAGAGCATCTTGAACAACACTATTGGGATAAAGGTACACGGTCCAGGAAGAGCAAGCAGCAGTGGTTCAAGGTCAACATCGACATCTTGATGAAACGGATGAGACAGAATGACACGG ATACCCACGTTCTTCAGTGGATGGTCGGATGTGAGGGTGAGAGTCAGCCTGGTGGCAGTTTTCATTTCATTCGTGGGACCAACATGTACAGCTATGATGGAGATGACTTCTTGGCCTTCGACGATAAAAATGAAGTTTGGATAGCTGCAGTTGGTCCAGCTGTAGAAACCGGAAGAAAGTGGAATAGTATTCCGGTCCTGACGGAGTACACCAAGGGTTACCTGGAGAATGAGTGTATGGCTTGGATGATAAAGTATTGGTCCTATGGCAGAGAGCAGCTCCAACAAGCCT CTCCACCAGAAGTGCACCTGTTCTCACAAAGAAGCCACGTTGACACTAAAGTCTTCTTGACGTGCCTGTCCACTGGCTTCTATCCTGAAGACGTCACCCTGCAGATCAAAAGAAACGGCCGCATCCTTACTGCAGAAGATGGACTGGAGACGTCTGGGATTCGTCCAAACGAGGACGACACCTTCCAGAGGAGAGACCGTGTTGAGATTTTAGAGACTGATGTGTCCACTTACACCTGTGAGGTCATTCAACCTGCCTCCAACGTTCATGTTGAAAGGACCTGGG atcACACTCTTCCGGAGGAGACT ATTACAAAAAGGATTTCCAACTTTTGGTCAAA GTTTCTGTCTTGGTTTCGCCCTTAA